Proteins encoded in a region of the Pseudomonas viciae genome:
- a CDS encoding TatD family hydrolase, whose amino-acid sequence MELVDTHTHLDFPDFDADRPALLAASRALGVRKMVVLGVYRDNWQRVWDLVQSDPDLHAALGLHPVYLDQHRAEDLVQLREWLTRLAGHRQLCAVGEIGLDYYIETLDRERQQALFEAQLQLAAQFELPALIHVRRSHAAVIATLKRLGLKRGGIIHAFAGSFEEAREYLKLGFKLGLGGAATWPQALRMHRVLAKLPLEAVVLETDSPDMAPAMFPGVRNSPAHLPAICAALAGIMAVTPERLAEASTANARELFNW is encoded by the coding sequence ATGGAGCTGGTCGACACCCACACCCACCTGGACTTCCCGGACTTCGACGCGGATCGCCCGGCGCTGCTGGCCGCAAGCCGCGCCTTGGGCGTCCGGAAAATGGTGGTGCTGGGGGTGTATCGGGACAACTGGCAACGGGTCTGGGACCTGGTGCAAAGCGACCCCGACTTGCACGCCGCCCTGGGCCTGCATCCGGTCTACCTCGATCAGCATCGCGCCGAAGACCTGGTGCAATTGCGCGAGTGGCTGACCCGCCTGGCCGGGCATCGGCAGTTGTGTGCGGTGGGGGAAATCGGCCTGGATTACTACATCGAAACCCTCGATCGCGAGCGTCAGCAAGCGTTGTTCGAAGCGCAACTGCAACTGGCGGCGCAATTCGAACTGCCGGCGCTGATCCACGTGCGCCGCAGCCATGCCGCGGTGATCGCCACCCTCAAGCGCCTTGGCCTCAAGCGCGGAGGGATCATCCACGCCTTCGCCGGCAGTTTTGAGGAGGCCCGCGAGTACCTCAAGCTCGGCTTCAAGCTCGGCCTCGGAGGCGCCGCCACCTGGCCCCAGGCCCTGCGCATGCACCGGGTGCTGGCGAAACTGCCGCTGGAAGCGGTGGTGCTGGAAACCGACTCACCGGACATGGCCCCGGCGATGTTTCCCGGCGTGCGCAATAGCCCGGCACATTTGCCGGCGATTTGCGCGGCGCTGGCGGGGATCATGGCGGTGACGCCTGAGCGCCTGGCCGAGGCCAGCACCGCCAACGCCCGCGAACTGTTCAACTGGTAA
- a CDS encoding methyl-accepting chemotaxis protein, which produces MSATAQEVARSAAAAVSSAHSVNDETLSGRGLVESQQGSIARLASEIDQSVQVINQLATDSQAISRVLDVIKSIAEQTNLLALNAAIEAARAGEQGRGFAVVADEVRTLAKRTQQSTEEIEAMISRLHGGVGAAVKAMGSSHEMASGTVSQSEKVQQALENILGAVGMIVDQNQQIAAAVEQQTAVAHDIDQNIVEINRAGERTAEGAHQTEDASRELSAQVVQLKLLINAFRV; this is translated from the coding sequence ATGTCGGCCACCGCTCAGGAAGTGGCCCGCAGTGCCGCTGCGGCAGTGAGCAGCGCCCACAGCGTGAACGACGAAACCCTCAGCGGGCGTGGGCTGGTGGAGTCCCAGCAGGGCAGCATCGCCCGGTTGGCCAGCGAGATCGATCAGTCGGTGCAGGTGATCAATCAACTGGCGACCGACAGCCAGGCCATCAGCCGCGTGCTGGACGTGATCAAGAGCATCGCCGAGCAGACCAACTTGCTGGCCCTCAACGCCGCCATCGAAGCGGCCCGGGCCGGTGAGCAGGGGCGCGGTTTTGCGGTGGTGGCCGACGAAGTACGGACCCTGGCCAAGCGGACCCAGCAATCGACCGAAGAAATCGAAGCGATGATCAGCCGTCTGCACGGCGGTGTGGGCGCAGCCGTCAAGGCCATGGGCTCTAGTCATGAGATGGCCAGCGGCACGGTCAGTCAGTCGGAGAAGGTCCAGCAGGCCCTGGAAAATATTCTCGGTGCCGTCGGCATGATCGTCGATCAGAACCAGCAGATCGCCGCCGCCGTGGAACAGCAGACGGCCGTGGCCCATGACATCGACCAGAACATCGTCGAGATCAACCGCGCCGGCGAACGCACCGCCGAAGGCGCGCACCAGACCGAAGACGCCAGCCGTGAGTTGTCCGCGCAGGTGGTGCAGCTCAAGCTGTTGATCAATGCGTTTCGGGTGTGA